The sequence CACAACACTGGAAGTTAAAACAATGAGGAGGCTTCAAGTccccacatcacacttgtgtaagttggTCATAATACTGGACcgtgattggctccaaactagttgtgatgtcacaaatcacgcaCCTACACCGTGTCTTAGACTCAGATTTAAGgtcagcacagagaaactttcctcctcctgcagatgaatgtgaaaacaaactctgcacatattcTGCGCAGTAAGATACCAACAACTACtgtaaaagcaaaacacatttctgagtggaggGCGACTTTAAGAAATGTGTCTGGACGTGATCATATAGTATAACTGTAAGTCTACTGGTTAGTCATTTTTCTAACCCAATCAggcaaaaaacaccaaatatagAACCTGTGACCTTTGAATATAAACTTGTAAATATAAACCCATCGTATCTAAGGAGCGTAATTATCAAGGGAAGTTCCCACTCTGTCTGACCTGATGGGGTCCCAGCTCTAGAGCCATGACTTTAGTCAGCATGTCCAGTGCTGCTTTAGTGGCACCTAAAGAAGAtgaagacacagacacacagacagaaggacAGGATCAACAAAAATGAGTTTCTACTTCCTGTCACTCAGCTGTTTTTTATCCAAGCACTGGATTAAACTTTTCTCAGGTGTGAAAGTTCCCTCTAGACCTTGTGAATAGTAGTTTGACAGAATAATCTTAGCATATCTCACTGTCTTCATGTGTGAGTGAAGGTGTTGGCTGACGTCACGTGACCAAAGTATGGAACTTCAGTGAAGGCAGAAATACTACGTGTCTGTCCTGAAACCCACACTTATATAGTGATAATATCATAATAACTACTAATGTGATGCATTTCTGGAAACTGACAACAGTGTCCAAGTGCCTGTTAAGACTGCAGGCATGAGGGAGTTATCAGAGTACACTGGTACACATCttaatttgaaaaattgtgaacccgtcctttgataacaagaagaggaagactGGAATGGGTTTTGGCATCACATTTAACAGTTGGTAAAAAAAGCAAGGACCTTGGCCAAGAGACTGAATgaacagcagaaacagacatCAGCTGTTTGTGAACACCAAACCAAAATTAATCACAGCATCCACTgggaagaggtcaaaggtcattgcACAGGAGTCAGTGGATGACCAGAGAAAGCTCAAGGAGGAGATTCACATCCAGAAACTATCTCTAAACAGAGGCACAAACTGCATTCACTGATAAGGATTGTGAGATACAATTGAAATTTCCAGATAACACTAGAAAGTGGAGCAAGTGAATGTTGGCACGCAGCTGTTCCTCTGTTACTCACAGTACACAGTGTGGTCTCTGAGGGCACACTGCGACGCCTGGCTGGACACGTTGACGATGGAGCCTCCTGATCCTCTGGCCTTCATACCACCTGCCACTATCTGACCACAGAGAAAGAGCTTTGCGTGTTTCAACAGAAGCAGTTTGACTGAGGAGACATTTGAATTTAAACTAATGGTGTTATCAAAGAGAAAGTCCACTCTCACAACAGCAAAAGCCAAAAGAATGCATGACATGCAGGTGTAGTGATATGGGTTTGTCTTTTAGGGAGCGCTTATTTTACCTGGGAAACATGCAGCACAGCTTTCACATTCACATTGAATGACCTGGAGATGAAAGACACTTCAGGACATAGTTGTTTGGGATTTGTTTCATCCTTTCTCAGACCTCAGTGAAGACAGCTTGCCAAACAATGAAACAGTATATTGTCCTGAGGGGGTCATGTGTGTATCTCATATTTGTCTTACCTGTCAAACTGGTCGGATGTGACCTCCAGAAATGGCTGCAGGTTGGCATAGGCAGCGTTATTCACCAGCAGATCAATGGGGCCAACATCCTGCAGGGATGCCTCTGTGGCCCCCCAGTCTGCCAGGTCCACACACACCGGGGTGATGGAGGGACACTGTGAGGGGACGCCAAAACCACATCGGTGGAGATAATACAAGGAGAAGGAGATGATGgaggaaaagggaaaaacatCTAATTGCAATTAGTTTGGATTAAAGGCTTTGATAGACAAGTATTGATCCATTCTACTCACATATGTGGTCAAACAGAATCATTTCCTTAATACAAAATGCtacttttcctgttttcttgcATTAATGACTCACAAATCTATgttaaaaacaagaataatgtATATAGAATATATTACTATTAGGAATTAGGAGGGAATTGGGACATATTGTGATTTAATCACTAAATTGCCTCACATGTAGTAACAAATTCATATAACTGAGTAAAACCAGCGAGTGTTCAGATATTTAAAACCTTTGTACTGAAATCTCTTTAACTGATACAGTCATTGGATTGACATCATTtaggatttgttttgtttttttgccattGAAAGAATAATTTTCTCTGTAAAACTGCAACAGAGCAAGTTCATAAGAGAGAAGGTGAATGGTTTACTGTATGTATCCTTTACATTCATTATTTGTTAGATgtctcatttattatttactcaACTTAACATGCTTtttatatactactactactactactactaataataataataataatctttccttcttttctttttaagataatttcataaaaatattttaattcatcttttctttttttgcacatGCCCtgtattcttttaaaaacaactacagtcaaatttttatattttgttgaaattatttatacattgccttattatttacaaataaaacaatagttGCAAAACTCTTGCTTTGTATTTAAGGAGCAAAGTTGCTTCCTGCATTCATGTCGTATGGGAGATACCATAATCACAAGTCACTAGCATTCAGGTCAACATCCGAGTCATAATTACGACTTGGACGCTCTGACATGTCTGACTTGGCACCTTATAATACTGAAGTGCCTGGAAACAATATAAATGTGAACGCCGCACATCAGATAAAGTCTGTTCAGGGTAATGAAAGCTAAGTTAAATAGATATAGTGTTACATTGTTAATGCACACAACCAACTCTGTGGTTATaactatataatataatataactgTCTTGACATGACATGGATGTGGCAGTCACAGTAAGATAATGTTTGTATATCATACGATAACTACAGCAGACACTAAGTCAATCAGCCAAAGCGGAGCTACTCGTACCTCCTCGTCCACTgctgaagatgaagaggaggatgaggagagacaACAATAGAAGAAGAATATGAGCATGGCAGTGGGGTGGAGAGTAAAGTTGACACCTCAGATGATAATGAGTGGAGAGATGGaatgacagataaaacagaagaGGGTGTgggaggggtcagaggtcaggtaTACGGACCCCTCAGATGGGTgatggggtgtgtgtgtgtatgtgtgtgtgtgtgtttgtgtacctCCTGCACCAGAGTGTTCAGGTCGGCCTGTGTGCGTGTGACCGCCGTGACCTTTGCCCCGCAGCGTGCCAGAGCCAGAGCTGTGGCCCTGCCGATCCCTGACACACAAAACATCCATAAACACAAAGACTTATTACAGagtggagctgctgctgtgacaccagagctgacacacacactcacacacacattccacaCGTCTCACAGTTTGCCACACTGCGTTCCAGGAACAAAgcttttttattccattttctcACTGTGTTGGACCTGATCTTAGTTTGGGGGTATACTGGATTTTGTTGTTCAATAATAAGTTCTGGATGATTAAGGACATTGTAACAGGTTATACAATTGTTTCGTTTCTATTTCAATCACCACATTTTGAATTAAATCATGATTAGGGTTGTGTCACAACTTATTTACCCACCAAAATGTGACTGTACCACTGAGCATTAAAAACTATCAAGTATTGAAACTTGACATCAAATGTCTGGTTGGATTCATAATCTTGTTTACTTAGTTATTGATCAAATAATTCTATTCTGACtttatttgaatgtatttatttacacatgttaaaattaaaccaatacacacaaacaacaagaaaaaaagtcaatgtGCAGCAAGAGGATAAATTATTGTTTGTCTACAAAATAACTTCACTTCCTAATTATATGAATAGATTTGGTTACTTTTTTACTGACATAATCGATGTGTTCTCTCCAGCCCAAGTTCTCCTCAATTATTATTCCGAGGAATTTAGTTTTTTCACTTGAGGCACATCATTACTCTCAAGTGAGATCTTAGATGaatttttacaatatatttaatttttttgccactgaaaataaggaaatttGATTTTATAATATTAAGAGATAGCTTGTTTACCATTCTGCATAAACATATAAACCAGAACTGACATCTTTAATCAATGACTCTGTTGGACACATTTGTTAAATCATTAGTATAATGTGGAATAATAGTGGCCCAAGAATGGACCCCTGAGGCACTCCACACTGTCATTTTTGTGAGAATGGTAACCCAATATCTTCACAAAGTGTTCTGtgtttcaaatatatttttttaactataCAGTTACCGTGTCCACAAAACCATATTAATGTTATATACAAACGGTTTCAAGTATTTTGAAGGAACATGGTAAAAATTGGTCTGCaattagaaaaacaacatggaTTATCAGGAGCCCCTCCACATATAATTATTGTTTGTTGACTCTGGGTTTATTATATGCTATTCTTTATATACATTGTATTTTATGTCAGCTGATGTAGGGGGTCTAAAATCTAAATGGTTATGCATTTACTATGTTTTATGCATTCTATATGTTcaagtctctgtgtgtgttctatGTTTCACCTGGCA is a genomic window of Thunnus maccoyii chromosome 20, fThuMac1.1, whole genome shotgun sequence containing:
- the dcxr gene encoding L-xylulose reductase → MEISFSGKRALVTGAGKGIGRATALALARCGAKVTAVTRTQADLNTLVQECPSITPVCVDLADWGATEASLQDVGPIDLLVNNAAYANLQPFLEVTSDQFDRSFNVNVKAVLHVSQIVAGGMKARGSGGSIVNVSSQASQCALRDHTVYCATKAALDMLTKVMALELGPHQIRVNSVNPTVVMTEMGRLGWSDPEKAKSMTSRIPLGHFAEVEDVVNSILFLLSDKSNMTNGVSLPVDGGFLAC